Below is a window of Deinococcus multiflagellatus DNA.
TCCACCGCGCTCAGGATGCTGCTGTTCACGATGCTGGTATACCGGGGCATCATCTGAAACACGGCCTCGCAGGCGTCGCGGTATTTCTGCACGGCCGCCATGTCCGGCGTGAGGCTGAAGGCCCCCAGGTAGGCGCCTGCCCGCGTAAGTTCCGCTGCGGCCTCCAGATAGTGCGCGTGGCAGACCCCGTGAAAGCGGTCGATGCCAAAGCCCAGGCAGGCCAGCAGTTTTTGAACGCCCTCCAGTTCGTTCACCGCGACCAGGCTGGTGGCGTCTTCATGGGGGGTGCCCAGGTCCACCTCGTCGCCGCGCATCAGGGAATCGGTGCCGCCGTCCACCAGCAGCACGGTGTCCACCTGCAGGTGCCGGACCAGCGCTTTGTAGGCGGTGTTCAGGGGCGCGGCCCCCACCTTGCGAAAGGCATACACGGTGTCCGGCTCGCCCTGGGTGCGCAGCCAGCGGCTGAGCCAGTATTCCGGGAAATACTCGCCCGGCGTGACCAGCAGGTCCGGGGTCACCTCAAACACCGCCTGCGCCAGACGGGGCCGGGGCACATAGGGCAGGCTGGTAAAGGAGTAATTGGCCAGGAACACGGCCTTGCCCTCGGCCTTCAGGGCAAAGTACAGCGGCAGGCCACAGAACACGTCGAAGCCGCCGCCCATGCCTGCGATCAGGATGCGCCGGCTGGACGCCAGTGCCTTGAAAAAGGGGGGCTGCACCGCGCTGAGCATGCCTCCATTCTTCCAGACCGGTGCGGCGTTGCGTGACCATTCCCGGCCCTGCAACGCCCGCGCAACTCTGGCCCTGGCATCCTCTGGCCCATGAGGCTGCGGCTTCCCCGGAGGTGTCCTATGAACCGAGTTCTGCTTAGTGCCGTCCTGCTGCTCTCTGGCAGCGCCCTGGCCCAGTCCATTCCCTTCGTCTCGGACGCCCTGAACTACGCCCGCACCGGCACCGTCGCCAAGGACACGCGCGCGGTGGTCTACGCCACCGTGACCCTGGTGTCGGCCCTGCCCGCCCAGACAGCCGACCGCACCGTGGTGGCCTACGGCAGCGGGCCTTTGGACCTGGGCGGCACGGCGGTCGCGCCGCAACTCAGCGGCGAGTTTCCGGTGCTGTGGAACACCGGCAAGCCCTTCCTGAACACCGGCGCCACCCTCAGCCTCACCCTGAACCCGGACGGCAGCGCCTTGATGGGTCTGAAGCTGGACGGCAAGAATTTCCTGGGGCGGCCCCCCGCGCCCGTGAAGTTCACCCCGGCCGGCGAGGTGCTGGTGGCCACGGGAACAAATCTGGGCAGTTTCCGCACCATGACGCTCACGCTGAACAAGGGCATCTGGCCCCCGCCAAGTGCACAAACAGCCAAACCCGTTCAGCCTACGCAGCCCCCCAAACCCACTGGCGTCCGGGTGCGGGTCAGCAGCCGCCTCGTGGTCACGAACGCAGACGACGGCTTTGCCGACAACACGGTGGAACTGTACGGCCCTATCCGGTACAACACGGGCGAACTGAACCTGTACAACAACTCGGCGGGCAAGGGCACGCAGTTTGCCGGCGAGACGATCATCGTGGACATCCCGTTCGCCAATCCTGACGCCCGGTTTCTGTCGGTGGCGGGCCGGATCGTGGACCGCGATTCGCTCTCGAAGACCGACCTGCTGTGGCAGCACCCCGGCGCCAAATTCGACCTGCTGAAGGCCGTGCAGGACAAACCCCAGGGCCCCACCTCATGGACCCTGCCGGGCGACGGCAACGATGAAAGCGCCGACCTGCAGATTACTGTGGAGAAGGTGGAAGACCTGTACTGAACGCGGCCCCACAGCGGCGGCCCGGTTCACCCTGGGTCCTGAACGCCGCCCCTGGACACTGCCCAGGCCGCTCTCTGTTCAGGCCGTCCCCCTCGTTTGCACCGGAGGCTTTGCAGGAAGCCCCCTGGGGGACCTGTGGGTTCGTGGGCTCTGAGCGGTCACCCCATGACCGGAAGGTGAACCCATCAGGTCATGGGGTGCGGAAGGCGCGAGTGACCGCCACAGAGGGCAGTTGGCTGGGCGGCCAGGGGGGGCTTTGCTCCCTTCGGCGTCACGGAAGACCGCGGCCAGGATGAGGGGGGGCCCGTTCTGCGCCCAGCCCGCTCCCGCGCTACCGTCTGGTATGGCCCCGCAGCGGCACGCCGCCCTGATCACGGCCCTGGGCGGCGCGCACCCGCTGACCCCGGCGCTGCTGGCCTGGGCCCACCGTTCGCCCGGGTTTGCACCGTTCCTGGCGGCCCACGAGACCAAGGTGCGGCGCAAGCTCCGGCAGGCCACTGGCCCGGAGGCCCAGGCGGACCTCGCCGCCGAACTGGCGCTGGCGGCGTGGCTGCTGCAGGAACGGCGCTGGACGCTGGCGTACGAACCACTGGCCGCCAGTGGGGGACGTGGACCCGATTTCCGCGTGGCCGCACCGGACGGCAGCGGCGCTTGGTTTCTGGAGGTCACGCGCCTGCACCCGGCGGCCAGTCCCGACGCCCTGACCATGAAACTCGCCCGCACCCTGGCCGACAAGGCCGGACAGTGGCCGCCGGGCGCCAGCACTGTTCTTGCGGCGGTGCTGCCCCCAGAGGCTGGCGACGCCGCTGGGCTCCTGCGCCGCGCGCTGGGTCTGCTGCAGGCAGCGGCCGGGCAGCCCACCCCGACCCTGGACGGCCGCGCTTTTGCCCAGCGCCAGCCCCGCCTGAGCGCGGTGGTGCTGTGCCAGGGCGCAGCAGAGGACCACTGGCCAGTCTAGACCCAGGTGCTGGCCATGCCCGGCGCCCGACACCCCCTGCCCGCCGAAACCGCGCGTCGCCTGCGCCGCCTGACGACGGCTTAACGTTTACCCATGAATGAAATGATGGTAAGCCCCGTGCCATCTGTGTCAGAGCGCGGGGCCTACAATGGCGACATGAAGGGCCTGCGCGAATTTGTGGAGTGGTTGCGCGAGGTGCTCCAGGGGAGCCCGCAACCCCAGCCCGTGCCGGTGCCCGTCCGCGTGCGCGAGCGACAGCGCCGCTGATTGGATCACTGGATTTTCTCTTCCTTGCACTCTTCCGCCCACCGCACTGGTGGGCGTGTTTCTGTTGGGGTGGGTTTCAGGCCGCCTCTGTAATCTGCCCACGCGCGTGCCGGCAGGTGTTGACTGGCAGGAGAGGGAAACACCCGGGACGTGCAGGGGCGTCCTGTTCTGCTTTGGCGGCTGCGGCCCTGCACAGAATCTGTCTCAGGCTTCAGGCGCTATTGTGCGGGGCGTGGTGGACGGCGATCATGGAATGGGAGAGCTGCGCGCGCTGATCGCGTCTCGCCCCGAAGACGACAGGGCGCGGGTAGAAGCGGCGTATATCTTTGCGCGCGACGCCCACGCCGGGGTCAACCGCAAGAGCGGCGAGCCCTACATCACGCACCCGGTGGCGGTGGCGGTCATTCTGGCGCGCCTGGGCATGGACACCGACAGCATCATGGCCGGGCTGCTGCACGACACCGTGGAAGACGTGGACGGCGTGACCTTCGAGCTGATCGAAAGCCAGTTCGGCCCCGATGTGCGGCGCATTGTGGAAGGGGAGACCAAGGTCAGCAAGCTCTCCAAGCAGGGCTCGCAGAGCGCCGAGGTCAGCGAGACCGGGCGCGACGTGCAGGCCGAGAACCTGCGCCAGATGCTGATTGCCATGACCGGCGACATCCGCATCATCGTGGTCAAGCTGGCCGACCGCCTGCACAACATGCGCACGCTGGGCTCCATGAAGCCCGAAAAGCAGGTGCGCATTGCGCGCGAAACCATGGACATCTTCGCGCCGCTGGCCCACCGCCTGGGGATTGGGCAGATCAAGTGGGAACTGGAAGACCTGAGTTTTCAGTACCTGCACCCGGATGACTACGCCTACTTGCAGTCGCGCCTGCGCACCCGCCAGGACGAGCGCGACGCACTGATCACCCGCGCGGTGGCCGACCTGCGCGCCGCCCTGGAAGACGATCTGGAACTGCCCGAGTGGGTGGCCGACATTGACATTGCCGGGCGCAGCAAGCACCTGTGGAGCATCCACAACAAGATGAAGCGCGAGGGCAAGGGCCTGGAGCAGATTTTCGATCTGCTGGCCATCCGCGTGATGCTGACCCCGCGTGACCTCGTGGTGCCCCCTGGCACCGACGACGCCCGGCGCGAGCGTGCCGAGGCCACCCGCGAAAAGCGCATCTGTTACCACACGGTCAGCATTGTGCATTCCATCTGGACGCCGCTGCCTGGGCGTTTCAAGGACTACATTGCCGTGCCCAAGCCCAACGGCTACCAGTCGCTGCACACCACGGTCATCAGCCAGAGCGGCCAGCCCATTGAGGTGCAGATTCGTTCGCGGCGCATGCACGAGGTGGCCGAGTACGGCATTGCCGCGCACTGGATGTACAAGCAGGGCTCGCAGCTGGCGCAAAAGGACCGCGAGAACTGGATTGCCCAGCTGCGCGAACTGCAAAACGAGATCAACGACGCTTCCGACTACATGGACGCGGTGAAAACCGACATCCTGTCGCAGCGGGTGCGTGTCTTTACGCCCAAGGGGCTGGCGATCAGCCTGCCGGCGGGCAGCACGCCCGTGGATTTTGCCTACCACATCCACACCCGGATTGGCGAAACCACGGTGGGCGCGCGGGTGAACGGCTCGATTGTGCCCCTGTCGCACCGCCTGGGCAACGGCGACATGGTGGAGATCGTAACCAGCAAGAACGGCCACCCCAGCAAGGACTGGCTGAACTTTGCCGTCACCCGCTCGGCGCGCGCCAAGATTCGCCACCACTTCCGCCAGCAGGAACGCACCGAGGCGCTGCAGCACGGCCACGACCTGCTGGAACGCTACCTGCGCAAGCGCCAGCTGGCCGTGCGCCAGCTGATGCGCACCAAGCTGCTGGAAGACGCCACGCAGAAACTGCTGGGCACCCGCAACCCCGACGACCTGTATCAGGCCCTGCACGCCGGCAAACTGACCCCCAGCGGGGTGGGGCGCGTGCTCTCGCCGCAGCTGGCCCAGGAGCAGGCCCCCGCCCCCAGCCGCCGCGCGCCCGTGCCCAGGGCGCCGGAACCGGGCGGCGTGTACGTAGAGGGCTTTACCACCAACACCAAGCTCAGCCAGTGCTGCAATCCCATCCGGGGCGATCAGGTGATGGGCTACCTGACGCGCGGGCGCGGCGTGAGCGTGCACCGCATTGACTGCCCGAACATGATCCGCCTCCTGAAAGACGAGCCCGAACGCTGCGTGGCGGCCTCCTGGGAGGCGGGCACGGCGGGCACCATGCTGGTGGATGTGGACGTGATCGCCCCGGACCGCCAGGGCCTGCTGGCCGACGTGCTGGGTGTGCTGGCGCGCGAGAAACACAGCCCCACCAAGGTAGAGGCCGTGGTGGGCGCCCAGGAAATCGCCGTGATTCACCTGAGACTGCATGTGGC
It encodes the following:
- a CDS encoding DUF1152 domain-containing protein, with amino-acid sequence MLSAVQPPFFKALASSRRILIAGMGGGFDVFCGLPLYFALKAEGKAVFLANYSFTSLPYVPRPRLAQAVFEVTPDLLVTPGEYFPEYWLSRWLRTQGEPDTVYAFRKVGAAPLNTAYKALVRHLQVDTVLLVDGGTDSLMRGDEVDLGTPHEDATSLVAVNELEGVQKLLACLGFGIDRFHGVCHAHYLEAAAELTRAGAYLGAFSLTPDMAAVQKYRDACEAVFQMMPRYTSIVNSSILSAVEGQYGDHHVTSRTQGSELWINPLMGLYWTFDLGAVARRLQYYDAMRSTQTLTDVGRVIESHRDSVQIRPRVTIPV
- a CDS encoding RelA/SpoT family protein is translated as MGELRALIASRPEDDRARVEAAYIFARDAHAGVNRKSGEPYITHPVAVAVILARLGMDTDSIMAGLLHDTVEDVDGVTFELIESQFGPDVRRIVEGETKVSKLSKQGSQSAEVSETGRDVQAENLRQMLIAMTGDIRIIVVKLADRLHNMRTLGSMKPEKQVRIARETMDIFAPLAHRLGIGQIKWELEDLSFQYLHPDDYAYLQSRLRTRQDERDALITRAVADLRAALEDDLELPEWVADIDIAGRSKHLWSIHNKMKREGKGLEQIFDLLAIRVMLTPRDLVVPPGTDDARRERAEATREKRICYHTVSIVHSIWTPLPGRFKDYIAVPKPNGYQSLHTTVISQSGQPIEVQIRSRRMHEVAEYGIAAHWMYKQGSQLAQKDRENWIAQLRELQNEINDASDYMDAVKTDILSQRVRVFTPKGLAISLPAGSTPVDFAYHIHTRIGETTVGARVNGSIVPLSHRLGNGDMVEIVTSKNGHPSKDWLNFAVTRSARAKIRHHFRQQERTEALQHGHDLLERYLRKRQLAVRQLMRTKLLEDATQKLLGTRNPDDLYQALHAGKLTPSGVGRVLSPQLAQEQAPAPSRRAPVPRAPEPGGVYVEGFTTNTKLSQCCNPIRGDQVMGYLTRGRGVSVHRIDCPNMIRLLKDEPERCVAASWEAGTAGTMLVDVDVIAPDRQGLLADVLGVLAREKHSPTKVEAVVGAQEIAVIHLRLHVAGQSDLEAVRRAILAVPGVTDVVRVGGRKRNGAGS